A segment of the Desulfatirhabdium butyrativorans DSM 18734 genome:
TAGTATGGTAATCCAAAATTTTCGAAATATGACGGAATGGAATTGGCCAAGGCTGCTTTCTCTCCCTGTGAATGGATGAATTTTGGGCTCTTTTTCACCGGAAGAAATGGCGCCAATTCAGGCCGGAAATAACAGGACCGAGCTCCGGCTCGGATCGGGCCAAAAACAAGGACCCCCTTCCGTCATCCGTTGCCGATCTCCGCTTGATATTCGTTCGCAGGGAGCAGCCGCCACTGGTCCTGAGCCTTCAGTTCCAGCACCCGGTCATGGTATTTCAGGATGCTGGCGCGGTGCCCCACGCTGATGAAATGAATGCCGCGTTTTTTCAGTTCTTCGTACAGCAGGGTCTCGGTTGGAACGTCCAGTGCGCTGGTGGCCTCATCCAGTACGGCAAAACCCGGATGATTGAGCAGCAGGCGTGCAAAGGCCAGGCGCTGCTGTTCCCCGAGCGATAAGACGTCCGCCCAGTCCAGTTCGACATCGAAACCGCCGACACGATCGGCCAGCGATTCCAGACGAACGGTCTGCAGCATCTGCTGCAAGGCATCATCCGGAATGTTGTTGTGAAATCGGGGGTACAGTAACTGATTGCGCAGGGAACCGATGAGCATGTACGGTCGCTGCGGCAGGAAAAAAATATCCGACAACTCCGGACGCCTCACCACCCCTTCCCCTCTGGTCCAAAGCCCGGCGATGGCTCTGAGCAGCGAGCTTTTGCCGATACCGCTCTGCCCTACGATTACCAGCGTTTCCTCGCGGCGCAGGCGCACCGTCAGGTCGCGGATCAGCAGGCGCTGGCCGTTTGGCGTCAGGAGGGTGACACGCTCCAGTTCGAATCGGTCAGCGGGTTCCGAGGCGATGCCGGAAACGATTTGCTGGGAGGAGGCAATGGCGTCGGTAAACGTTGATAGCCGTTCGATGCCTGCAGCGAAATTGGTCAATTGCTCGATCTGGGACACGATGAGCGACAGGGCTGCATACACCTGGGTGAAGGCGAAATTGGCCTGAACCATGTCGCCGTATTCGATGCTTCCCCTGAAATAGAGCGGAAACAGAACCAGATACGGCAGCACCACCGGCAGATAGCTGTAGGCCGTCGTGAAAAAGGAAAGATTCCGCTGCCAGCCGATCAGGAGCCCGAAATTTTTCAATACGTTCCGAAAACGCTCCGAAATATGCCCCAACTCCGGTTTTTCTCCCTGGTAGAAGGCGATGGATTCGGCGTTGTTCCGCACATGAATGAGCGAATACCGGAAATCCGCCTCGTAGCGGAGCTGATTGAAATTCAAGCGTACCAGACGCCGTCCCATCAACACCGTCAATGTCGTTCCCACAGCGGAATAACCCAGCACGACGCAGACCAGCAGCACCGATTTCGACCAGAGAATGCCGGTGAAGGAGATGATGTCCATGAGCGAGCCGAGGATGATCAGCAGAAAGGTCAGGGAGGTCCGGGTAAATGATCGGATGTCTTCCATCATCCGCTGGTCGGGGTTGTCGATCTCGGAGTTCGTCTCGATGTTGTAGTATGCGCGATTCTTGAAATAATTTTCGAGGAAGGTTCCGGTCATCCATTCCCGCCACCGCATGCCCATATAGTTTTGCACGTAACTGTAGAATGCGACGATCGGGATACCGATCAGAAAACCCGAGAAATATAGGGCGATGAACAGATAGGCCATCTCCTGGTTTTTCTGCACCAGGGAATTGGTGAAATAATTGCCGATATAGCTGAAGGCGACATTGATGCCGGTCACCGAAAGGGACAGCAGCAGGACGACGGCCAGAAGGGTCCATGCCTGCCGGTGATTTCTCAGATGGGTTCTGAGGGTGAAAAAGGCTCCCGCCGGAACCAGCAGCGCGGCGATCGGCAACAGCAAGGCTTTGGAATGAAACATGGCGCTGATGATGGCGTGCAGCCCGGCATCGACTTTGGCGGTCAGCTCCGGAGCGATGGCATGGCCAGCAAGGACAATACAAGCCACCACGAAAAACAGCAGGCCGAAGAGAAATATCAGCAGAAGGATCATCAGCATCAGCGTCAGATAGCCACCGCCTTGAATCGTCGGGAAAAAATACGGTTGGGCGATCCGTACAAATCGTCTCCAAAGGGATGGGCGTTTTGGTTCCATGAGGATTGTGCCTTTGAAAAAGTTGCGAAAAACGATGATGTTCGTGCGCAGACGAAAGCCGTGATTCCCGGCGGTCGAATCGTCCGCATGATTTCGGGCGCCGGTCTTCACCGGGCACCGCTTTTGGGAGCCGTATGGTAAAGGATTTTCGGTAGGCCATCAAGTTGAACCGATCATCCTGTTGTAATTTCAGCCCGCATTCAAGCGGATATCTTTTTCAGCTTCCCTGTGATGCGATTCGATCTACTCAATTACTGTTCCGTTGCTTTTTGAACGTCGGTGCAGTAGCCATTTCCCTGACTTCTCGGAATGCCGTTTCCGTCAATCCGCCGATGGTTTGCTTTTTATTTGGCACGATGGACTTCGTTTATACACCGAGCACGAAGACAGTAGCGTTTTTGTGCAGCGGAGGCTATACTACATCGAATTCAATCACTTCTCTCTACGGAGGCAAGGATGAGCAACATAACGATCTCGCTACCGGAGGACAGCCTGTTGAAGCTCAAGGAAATGGCGGCCGGTCTTGGAACAACCCCAGAAGAGCTCCTGAGGGCCAGTATTGAAGATATACTCGGGAGGCCAGAGGAATTTCAAGAGACATTGGACTACGTGCTCAGGAAGAACGAAGAACTCTATCGAAGGCTGGCTTGATGCGCTACATCAGCTTGCGCCAAGTCTTGGAAATCCACCGTCGCGTCATCGAGCAGTCAGGCGGTAGTCCCGGAATCCTGAACCTTGGAGCACTCGAATCTGCCATCCATCAGCCACGGATGATCTTTGGGGGGCACGAGCTATATCCTACGCTGGCTGAAAAGGCATCGGCTCTTGCTTTCTCGATCATAGGCAACCATCCATTCATAGACGGGAATAAGCGCACCGGTCATGCGGTGATGGAAGTGTTTGTCATCATGAACGGCTATGAGATATGGGCTTCAGTAGATGATTCGGAAAAGGTCATCCTCCGCGTAGCATCAGGGAAGATGGGGCGAGAGGAATTCACTGACTGGATTGAAGCTCATCAGCATCCTTTGAAATAGTTGTGGCTATATAGTGCCTGAACGAAATACCTTTATTCGGGGCAACACGCCGCCTGCGGGCAGGCAATTTTGCGATACAGCGTGAAATCCTGCGGAACACAGGACAGCCGCCCGATATCGTAAGGGCCTGGCGGATCCGGGCCGTCCAGAAAAGCCGAATCCAATGAATGAGGGGGTTATATCTTGTTTCTCTTTGAGACCGCCTGACCCAATCAC
Coding sequences within it:
- a CDS encoding ABC transporter ATP-binding protein/permease; this encodes MEPKRPSLWRRFVRIAQPYFFPTIQGGGYLTLMLMILLLIFLFGLLFFVVACIVLAGHAIAPELTAKVDAGLHAIISAMFHSKALLLPIAALLVPAGAFFTLRTHLRNHRQAWTLLAVVLLLSLSVTGINVAFSYIGNYFTNSLVQKNQEMAYLFIALYFSGFLIGIPIVAFYSYVQNYMGMRWREWMTGTFLENYFKNRAYYNIETNSEIDNPDQRMMEDIRSFTRTSLTFLLIILGSLMDIISFTGILWSKSVLLVCVVLGYSAVGTTLTVLMGRRLVRLNFNQLRYEADFRYSLIHVRNNAESIAFYQGEKPELGHISERFRNVLKNFGLLIGWQRNLSFFTTAYSYLPVVLPYLVLFPLYFRGSIEYGDMVQANFAFTQVYAALSLIVSQIEQLTNFAAGIERLSTFTDAIASSQQIVSGIASEPADRFELERVTLLTPNGQRLLIRDLTVRLRREETLVIVGQSGIGKSSLLRAIAGLWTRGEGVVRRPELSDIFFLPQRPYMLIGSLRNQLLYPRFHNNIPDDALQQMLQTVRLESLADRVGGFDVELDWADVLSLGEQQRLAFARLLLNHPGFAVLDEATSALDVPTETLLYEELKKRGIHFISVGHRASILKYHDRVLELKAQDQWRLLPANEYQAEIGNG
- a CDS encoding ribbon-helix-helix protein, CopG family translates to MSNITISLPEDSLLKLKEMAAGLGTTPEELLRASIEDILGRPEEFQETLDYVLRKNEELYRRLA
- a CDS encoding type II toxin-antitoxin system death-on-curing family toxin, which encodes MRYISLRQVLEIHRRVIEQSGGSPGILNLGALESAIHQPRMIFGGHELYPTLAEKASALAFSIIGNHPFIDGNKRTGHAVMEVFVIMNGYEIWASVDDSEKVILRVASGKMGREEFTDWIEAHQHPLK